One segment of Gopherus flavomarginatus isolate rGopFla2 chromosome 8, rGopFla2.mat.asm, whole genome shotgun sequence DNA contains the following:
- the LOC127057018 gene encoding zinc finger and SCAN domain-containing protein 29-like: MHTPLPWAQLTPPLNAPGILKIPFLFAQPGVECNQSFNQSATMPPCPKRAPAWNNSELQDLISVWGEEAVQAQLCSRRRNYDTYGQISQSLLRRGHERDALQCRVKIKELRSAYCKAHEGNRRSGAAPTTCRFYKELDAILGCDPTANPRSTMESSEQGEVGEGVEEAESEATGVEGDTPESQEACSQELFSSQEEASQSQQLEVAGEEEAEECARVTLTNAAGSPASRRLQNLRKNPRKSKEELIKAVMIHYNRESRKTQEWREKMYEWRQTESRRKELATKKTSKQMISLLARQTDSFQSLVAMQADLYRGNPRPSQSSLSCTPVFAQNTFLQQPVSYYPQLPPTPVRSPTSPDNYNSYPVHSTPITLQHSNPEVQQTLNSNPNRTYSNL; encoded by the exons atgcacactccactgccctgggctcagctgaccccacctttaaatgccccgggaattttaaaaatccccttcctgtttgctcagccaggtgtggagtgcaatcaatcattcaatcaatcagcgaccatgcctccatgccccaaacgagccccagcatggaacaattccgagctgcaggacctcatcagtgtttggggtgaggaagctgtgcaagcacagctgtgctccagaaggagaaattatgatacctatgggcagatatcacagtccttgctgagaaggggccatgaacgggacgcgttgcagtgcagggtcaaaataaaagagctgaggagtgcttactgcaaagcccatgagggaaatcgccgctcaggagctgcccccacaacctgccgtttttacaaggagctggatgccatacttgggtgtgaccccactgccaatcctaggagcacgatggagagttcagagcagggagaagtgggggagggtgtagaggaagccgagagtgaggctactggggtggagggagacaccccggagtcccaggaggcatgcagccaggagctcttctcaagccaggaggaggctagccagtcgcagcagctggaagttgctggtgaggaagaagctgaggagtgtgctcggg tgaccttgactaatgcagccggatcaccggcctcacgtcgcttgcagaacttgagaaaaaatccgcgaaaatcaaaagaagaattgatcaaagcagttatgattcactacaacagagaaagtaggaagacgcaggaatggagagagaaaatgtatgagtggaggcaaacagaaagcaggagaaaggaattggctaccaaaaaaacctcaaagcagatgataagcctcctggctcgccaaactgactctttccagtctctcgtagccatgcaggcagatctgtaccgtggtaacccacgcccctcccaaagctctctttcttgtaccccagtatttgcacaaaacacctttctccagcagccagtttcttattacccccagctgcccccaacacctgtacgatcacctaccagccctgataactacaattcttaccctgtgcactccacccccattaccctgcagcatagtaatcctgaagtgcagcagacattgaacagtaatccaaacaggacatattcaaacctctga